From the Mastacembelus armatus chromosome 14, fMasArm1.2, whole genome shotgun sequence genome, one window contains:
- the sertm1 gene encoding serine-rich and transmembrane domain-containing protein 1, whose protein sequence is MSGMDVPLVDHNETGISPIDNGTFLRFSPTSASTSAAASSPGRPGNVYVYVWLFLGLLVFLLTLLIISLHRLKNIISSSSSVPDCSSEGGSSFTNMEICSISSQRSTISSLST, encoded by the coding sequence ATGTCAGGGATGGATGTCCCGTTGGTGGACCACAATGAGACTGGAATCTCTCCAATAGACAATGGAACCTTCCTCCGTTTCTCCCCAACCTCTGCCTCTACGTCTGCAGCTGCCTCATCACCAGGACGTCCTGGCAAcgtttatgtttatgtgtggcTTTTCCTCGGCCTGCTGGTGTTCCTGTTGACGCTGCTCATCATCTCCCTCCACAGGCTGAAGAacatcatctcctcctcctcctctgtcccaGACTGCAGCAGTGAGGGAGGGAGCTCCTTCACCAACATGGAAATCTGTAGCATCTCATCTCAGAGGTCCACCATCTCTTCGTTGTCCACCTGA